One Vallitalea pronyensis genomic region harbors:
- a CDS encoding LCP family protein, whose product MNKNKKTSPLPMLIIAVTAVLLITVGIVLAGDFNTPDKGQEEEPDIVDVTDTNDNIDGEDDIEVNTKPPSANALIIGFDKSKGLTDVVMVAHLDTDTNEVKIINLPRDLMIDFREDGFDTIKKENQLKIKYCKLTEVYSLAGWNEQALLVIRDIAEEITGLDIEYTAAIDIDSFKDLVDTIGGVEFYVPERMWYRDDYQDLYIDLQEGLQLLDGDKAEQLVRNRRFKKSVPAPDKQRIKIQQDFLIAMSNKILKIRDFEQIKDLASTAYDLVKTDFGYLVVAKYVDYLFNQDLTQLLSGDNMAIIPSSGKKVDGQWFEVWSREKAKETIDDLFQKDMLTDTESDEVNDQSTSSDISYKP is encoded by the coding sequence ATGAACAAAAATAAAAAGACTAGTCCCTTACCAATGTTAATCATAGCGGTGACCGCCGTCTTGTTGATTACTGTTGGTATTGTACTAGCGGGTGACTTTAATACCCCGGATAAAGGGCAAGAAGAGGAACCTGACATAGTTGATGTAACCGATACAAACGATAACATAGATGGTGAAGATGACATAGAGGTAAATACCAAGCCCCCATCTGCCAATGCCTTAATCATTGGTTTTGACAAATCCAAAGGGTTAACAGATGTTGTCATGGTCGCTCATCTTGATACAGATACCAATGAAGTGAAGATTATTAACTTACCAAGAGATTTGATGATTGATTTTAGAGAAGATGGTTTTGATACCATTAAGAAAGAGAATCAATTAAAGATAAAATATTGTAAATTAACAGAAGTGTACTCCCTTGCTGGCTGGAACGAACAAGCCCTTTTGGTCATTCGGGATATTGCGGAAGAAATTACAGGCTTAGATATTGAGTATACAGCAGCCATTGATATTGACAGTTTTAAGGACTTAGTGGATACCATTGGAGGCGTAGAGTTCTATGTACCGGAAAGAATGTGGTATCGTGATGATTACCAAGATCTCTACATTGACTTACAAGAAGGCTTACAGCTCCTTGATGGTGATAAAGCAGAACAATTGGTGAGAAACCGTAGGTTCAAAAAAAGTGTGCCTGCACCGGATAAACAGCGAATTAAAATTCAACAAGATTTTTTAATTGCCATGAGCAATAAAATACTTAAAATAAGAGATTTTGAACAAATTAAAGATTTGGCTTCTACAGCTTATGATCTAGTGAAGACGGATTTTGGTTACTTGGTGGTTGCCAAGTACGTGGATTATCTCTTTAATCAAGACTTGACCCAATTACTAAGTGGGGATAACATGGCTATTATACCCTCTTCTGGGAAAAAAGTAGATGGACAGTGGTTTGAGGTCTGGAGCCGAGAGAAAGCCAAAGAAACCATTGATGATTTGTTTCAAAAGGATATGTTAACCGACACAGAGTCTGATGAAGTTAATGACCAGAGCACGTCATCGGATATATCCTATAAACCATAA
- a CDS encoding deoxyribonuclease IV: MGLLIGSHVSISKGLIGAAKEAHSYGANTFMIYTGAPQNTKRRPIDDLKIEEGRTYMAEHDIQDIVVHAPYIVNMSSVKEDIYELAQTFLSEEIRRTEAIGSRYIVLHPGSFTVKDPDWGIKRIAEGLNNILTKDTKPFICLETMAGKGSEIGRSFEELQQIIELIDLKDKIGICFDTCHTHDSGYDIIHQFDDVLATFDEIIGLDRLKVFHINGSLNVCGARKDRHANIGADTSNKRGMDQIGMEALRNVVQHPICQDKPLILETPWIDKKTNLYKEEIAMLRGTE, translated from the coding sequence ATGGGATTACTAATTGGTTCACATGTCTCCATATCAAAAGGACTCATTGGTGCTGCAAAAGAAGCCCATTCTTATGGAGCAAATACATTTATGATTTATACTGGTGCGCCTCAAAACACCAAACGCCGCCCCATTGATGATTTAAAAATTGAAGAAGGTCGTACCTATATGGCCGAACATGACATACAGGATATTGTGGTTCATGCACCTTACATTGTCAACATGTCATCGGTAAAAGAAGACATTTATGAACTGGCTCAGACTTTTTTGTCAGAAGAAATTCGACGGACAGAAGCCATTGGGTCACGATACATTGTCCTTCATCCAGGCTCCTTTACCGTGAAAGACCCCGATTGGGGCATCAAACGTATTGCAGAAGGACTCAATAACATTCTCACCAAAGATACCAAGCCTTTTATCTGCTTAGAAACAATGGCTGGAAAAGGCTCTGAAATAGGACGGTCCTTTGAAGAATTACAGCAAATCATTGAATTAATCGATTTAAAAGATAAAATTGGCATATGCTTTGATACATGTCATACCCACGATAGCGGCTATGATATTATCCATCAGTTTGATGATGTGTTAGCCACTTTTGATGAGATTATTGGTCTTGACCGGTTAAAAGTCTTCCATATTAACGGTTCTCTCAATGTATGCGGTGCCAGAAAAGACCGGCATGCCAATATTGGCGCCGACACATCCAATAAGCGTGGTATGGATCAGATAGGTATGGAAGCACTAAGAAACGTGGTGCAGCATCCTATCTGTCAAGATAAGCCCCTTATACTGGAGACACCTTGGATTGATAAGAAAACCAACCTGTATAAAGAGGAAATTGCCATGTTACGTGGTACAGAGTAA
- the ymfI gene encoding elongation factor P 5-aminopentanone reductase: protein MDKKTVLVTGSSRGIGKAIAMKYATEGYQIVINCAHSLNELLKTASEIQALGAKCLPIMADVSNLEAIEHMFEEIAMVFGHVDVVINNAGMACMKLFTDTDDEDWHRVITTNLTSAYRICSKAVPSMVKRQAGCIVNISSIWGITGASCEVAYSASKGGVNAFTKALAKELAPSHIRVNAIACGFIETSMNSRLTDADTQAFIDDIPANRSGKAEEVANLCYYLSSDASTYLTGQVITLDGGLL, encoded by the coding sequence ATGGATAAGAAAACCGTCTTAGTAACCGGGTCTTCTCGGGGTATTGGTAAAGCCATTGCCATGAAATATGCCACTGAAGGTTATCAGATTGTGATTAATTGTGCCCATAGTTTGAATGAATTGCTGAAAACTGCTTCTGAGATACAAGCGCTTGGCGCAAAATGTCTGCCCATCATGGCGGATGTATCTAATCTGGAGGCCATTGAGCATATGTTTGAAGAGATTGCTATGGTATTTGGTCATGTGGATGTAGTGATTAACAACGCAGGCATGGCTTGCATGAAGTTATTCACGGATACCGATGATGAGGATTGGCATCGGGTCATCACAACCAATCTGACTTCCGCCTATCGGATCTGTTCAAAAGCCGTCCCATCCATGGTGAAAAGACAGGCAGGGTGCATCGTTAATATCTCCTCTATATGGGGTATTACTGGCGCCTCCTGTGAAGTGGCTTACTCCGCATCAAAAGGAGGCGTCAATGCTTTTACCAAGGCTTTGGCAAAAGAACTGGCACCTAGTCATATACGTGTCAATGCTATAGCATGTGGTTTCATTGAAACATCCATGAACAGCCGTCTTACAGATGCCGATACACAAGCTTTTATAGACGATATCCCGGCTAACCGCTCGGGTAAAGCTGAAGAAGTGGCTAATCTCTGCTATTACCTATCCTCAGACGCATCTACTTACCTGACAGGACAAGTGATTACCCTTGATGGGGGACTATTGTAG
- a CDS encoding glycine betaine ABC transporter substrate-binding protein — translation MRRLLVALICIVAVCSSCAKIEQEQREETPVDIRIGCTTYPSSYAKAALLNALITREGYTSKVVIEETNQMWDSLGSGNTDVVLSSWIPTIDTNRRAKLGTHIEDLGSNCRNMSNGIFVPAYTYVAFLSELENYGEKFDHRIYVCEESDLTYQETQDMLDQYQLDFEIQMISYKDLDELLTKSTDNKEWIAVALWTPNGNISQYRLRQLRDTKGVYTNKVDTHTLVHKQFNQPMLEKILNNYYVRPGELNELIQLLEDNQNDLSVVNGWLDNNSQVVRRLDNNLLENQIVW, via the coding sequence ATGCGTAGACTTCTAGTAGCCCTCATATGTATTGTAGCAGTATGTTCATCTTGTGCCAAAATAGAACAAGAACAAAGGGAAGAAACACCCGTAGATATAAGAATTGGATGTACCACTTATCCATCGTCATATGCCAAAGCAGCTTTACTAAATGCGCTTATAACCAGGGAAGGCTATACGTCAAAAGTGGTCATTGAAGAGACCAATCAGATGTGGGATAGTCTAGGTTCAGGCAATACGGATGTGGTGTTAAGCAGCTGGATACCTACCATCGACACCAACAGACGGGCTAAACTTGGAACACATATAGAAGATTTAGGCTCCAACTGCCGCAACATGTCCAATGGTATTTTTGTGCCTGCCTACACATATGTTGCATTTTTATCCGAGTTAGAAAATTATGGTGAGAAATTTGACCATAGGATTTATGTATGTGAAGAAAGTGATTTAACCTATCAGGAAACACAAGACATGCTTGACCAGTATCAATTGGATTTTGAAATTCAAATGATTAGCTATAAAGACTTGGACGAATTATTGACCAAGTCCACCGACAATAAAGAATGGATTGCCGTTGCCCTATGGACCCCTAATGGCAATATCAGTCAGTATAGATTGCGACAATTAAGGGATACCAAGGGGGTCTATACCAACAAAGTGGACACCCATACCTTAGTGCACAAACAGTTCAATCAACCCATGCTGGAGAAAATATTGAATAATTATTATGTCCGTCCTGGTGAACTTAACGAACTGATTCAATTGTTAGAAGACAATCAGAATGACCTGAGTGTGGTAAATGGGTGGCTGGACAATAACAGCCAGGTTGTCAGAAGGCTTGACAACAACCTATTAGAAAATCAAATCGTATGGTAG
- a CDS encoding helix-turn-helix domain-containing protein, producing MCPSTQYNPQSTLESTLTSLNHQTHMRIHTMYNVTVPSQWQITNRRNKDQHIIYVKGGQGWYDVEGQRIPLEAGRLIFVSNGCLHSSGADPHDLPRIMPIRFGFYDNTTLEQISVFHKPYYMTLVDYQGIAFLDTFRALYDYNSHVERLGNRQICHGLLTQIMVEFYHHMKEGTQKDNRSIAIKAYMDKHLHHQLKVEEMAKHLGLSAKHLSRIFKNHYGITPKQYLIAQIIRQANYYMADTSLSIGEIAHKLGYTDLYTFSKQYKKIMGYSPVHHRRQK from the coding sequence ATGTGTCCATCAACACAATACAACCCACAATCAACACTGGAATCCACGCTCACGTCACTTAACCATCAAACCCATATGCGCATCCACACCATGTATAATGTAACCGTACCCTCTCAATGGCAGATTACCAATAGGCGAAATAAGGACCAGCACATCATCTATGTAAAAGGCGGTCAAGGTTGGTATGACGTGGAAGGTCAGCGGATACCACTTGAAGCAGGAAGACTGATTTTTGTCAGTAACGGTTGTTTACACAGTTCTGGGGCTGACCCTCATGACTTGCCAAGGATCATGCCCATACGGTTTGGCTTCTATGATAACACAACCTTGGAGCAGATTAGCGTGTTTCATAAGCCTTATTATATGACCCTAGTAGATTACCAGGGCATTGCATTCCTAGATACATTTCGAGCCTTATATGATTATAATAGCCATGTAGAGCGGTTAGGCAACAGACAGATATGTCATGGTTTATTAACCCAGATCATGGTGGAGTTCTATCATCACATGAAGGAAGGCACACAAAAAGATAACCGGAGTATAGCCATCAAAGCTTACATGGATAAACACCTGCACCATCAATTAAAAGTTGAAGAAATGGCCAAACATCTGGGACTATCCGCCAAACATCTCAGCCGTATCTTTAAAAATCACTACGGAATCACACCCAAGCAATACCTTATCGCTCAGATTATCCGGCAAGCTAACTATTACATGGCGGATACATCACTGAGTATCGGAGAGATTGCTCACAAGCTTGGCTATACGGATTTGTATACCTTTTCTAAGCAATATAAAAAAATAATGGGCTATTCACCAGTGCATCATCGACGACAAAAGTAA
- a CDS encoding CpsD/CapB family tyrosine-protein kinase, translating to MNRNLITYKNPKSPISESYRMLRTNLHYLNIDKENKAIVVTSSNPGEGKTTTMANLAITMSQVGQRVLLVECDLRKPRIHKSFRIANGKGLVNVIVEKVPVQDVIQKIDELPNLDIITSGPIPPDPTEILESQMMQELIAKFREAYDVILFDAPPVCSVTDAAVLTSLVDGVILVVASAETNIESAKLAKKLLNKVNGNILGVVLSKADTSKTGGYYYHYYEYGEEATTKKRRRKKRA from the coding sequence ATGAATAGAAATTTAATTACTTATAAAAACCCTAAGAGCCCTATATCGGAATCATATAGAATGCTAAGAACCAATCTCCACTATCTTAACATTGATAAAGAAAACAAAGCCATTGTTGTGACCAGCTCCAATCCAGGTGAAGGAAAAACAACCACCATGGCTAACTTAGCCATAACCATGTCACAAGTGGGACAACGTGTATTGCTTGTGGAATGTGATTTAAGAAAGCCAAGGATTCATAAATCCTTTAGAATAGCTAATGGAAAGGGCTTAGTGAATGTCATTGTGGAGAAAGTACCTGTACAGGATGTGATCCAGAAGATAGACGAACTACCCAACCTTGATATCATTACATCGGGTCCTATACCACCAGATCCAACGGAGATCTTAGAGTCACAGATGATGCAGGAGCTCATCGCTAAGTTTAGAGAAGCGTATGATGTGATTCTATTTGACGCACCACCGGTATGCAGTGTCACTGATGCAGCCGTTTTAACAAGTTTAGTGGATGGTGTCATCCTTGTTGTGGCTTCAGCGGAAACCAACATTGAATCCGCTAAGCTGGCTAAAAAATTACTGAATAAAGTAAATGGCAACATCTTAGGTGTTGTCCTATCAAAAGCAGATACATCTAAAACCGGTGGTTATTATTATCACTATTACGAGTATGGTGAAGAAGCAACCACCAAGAAAAGAAGAAGAAAGAAAAGAGCTTAA
- a CDS encoding YveK family protein, with product MENEYQEIDLRELISAVLKRWWIIALCFIISTVAAYIITTQYMEPIYEAKTSLFIGKEKGDIGSISIGDIQLNSKLITDYREIAKSRLVATEVIEKLKLNMDLNTFRNNLSVSTIKDSRLFTINVQHTNPKVAMDVANEIANVLVEKVSTIIDVKNVQVIDEALEPTSPVKPNKKMNIAIAGVLSIMVALFIIFIIEFLDNTVKSEEDIEKHLGLTVIGVIPKFKGEER from the coding sequence ATGGAAAATGAGTATCAAGAAATAGACCTAAGAGAACTGATTTCAGCCGTACTAAAAAGATGGTGGATTATCGCCTTATGTTTTATCATCAGTACAGTAGCCGCATACATCATTACCACACAGTACATGGAACCTATATATGAAGCAAAGACATCACTTTTTATCGGTAAGGAAAAAGGGGACATAGGCAGTATATCCATTGGTGATATACAGCTAAACAGTAAATTAATCACGGATTACCGCGAAATAGCCAAGAGTCGACTAGTGGCAACAGAAGTTATTGAAAAACTGAAGCTCAACATGGACCTTAACACATTTCGTAATAACTTATCTGTCAGTACCATAAAAGATTCAAGACTCTTTACCATCAATGTGCAGCATACGAATCCAAAGGTGGCAATGGACGTGGCCAATGAGATTGCCAATGTATTGGTGGAAAAAGTGTCAACCATTATTGATGTGAAAAATGTACAGGTCATTGATGAAGCCTTAGAGCCTACATCACCTGTTAAACCCAATAAAAAGATGAACATAGCAATAGCCGGTGTGCTAAGTATCATGGTTGCCCTATTCATTATCTTTATCATTGAATTCTTAGATAACACCGTTAAGAGTGAGGAAGATATTGAAAAGCACCTTGGATTAACTGTTATTGGTGTGATACCAAAGTTCAAAGGGGAGGAGCGATAG
- a CDS encoding CpsB/CapC family capsule biosynthesis tyrosine phosphatase: protein MIDIHNHILYHMDDGSSSIEETKKMLHIAVKEGITSIIATPHYIIGSNGYVLHELNERYREVCELIDKEQLPIKLYLGNELFADAMLTDKLVEGDCHTLNKSQYVLIEFSPGTSEHIVETILYNVVLKGYRPIIAHPERTFNRKNHMEILRGLIRKGCYIQINSGSIKGLYGDEIRKFAHALLKYKMVHFVASDAHTSRRRAPKLKRAYDMVKNGYGEAYANRLFIENGQQVIQHETVTYVEPLVQEKNGFMNRLRCIFGYE from the coding sequence ATGATTGATATTCACAACCATATATTGTATCATATGGATGATGGTTCATCCAGTATAGAAGAGACCAAGAAGATGCTGCATATAGCTGTCAAAGAAGGCATCACCAGCATCATCGCTACGCCTCACTATATCATAGGAAGTAATGGGTATGTATTACATGAGCTAAATGAACGCTATAGAGAAGTCTGTGAGCTGATAGATAAGGAGCAGTTGCCCATTAAACTGTATCTGGGTAATGAGTTATTTGCTGATGCAATGTTAACGGACAAGTTAGTTGAAGGGGATTGTCATACCCTTAATAAGAGTCAGTATGTCTTGATTGAGTTTTCACCAGGAACCAGTGAACACATTGTGGAGACTATTCTCTATAATGTGGTCTTGAAAGGTTATCGACCCATTATAGCCCATCCAGAGCGTACATTTAACAGAAAGAACCATATGGAGATATTAAGAGGCCTTATTAGAAAAGGTTGTTACATACAAATCAATAGCGGCTCCATTAAAGGACTCTATGGTGATGAGATTAGAAAGTTTGCCCACGCACTTTTAAAATATAAAATGGTACACTTTGTGGCATCAGATGCCCATACCAGCCGTAGACGTGCACCTAAACTAAAGCGTGCTTATGACATGGTTAAAAATGGCTATGGGGAAGCTTATGCCAATCGTCTATTCATCGAAAATGGTCAGCAGGTCATTCAACACGAAACGGTGACATACGTTGAACCCCTTGTTCAGGAGAAAAATGGTTTTATGAATAGATTACGATGTATCTTTGGATATGAGTAA
- a CDS encoding ICP22 family protein → MKKYKWMTIILTGVLITSLAMVGYHVWASNRKQAGYDVDRDYVSKNQNNEGSTNADVGTDAGKDNTETNDELDEETVDNASEASTDNEQETTQDEEEGTQEQAAESEPHKGKDPIDKENEDNKPSGEDVEGAPDSESTDQSESDSEEPTKPDQNTVEKDYTGHGWVDDTINENREDIADADLEDGLSIGDKIDDDILLGYLDGGLTDEERVDLKEYLEVVLTPEEMSKLDALFSKYNYMFQ, encoded by the coding sequence ATGAAAAAATACAAATGGATGACAATTATACTAACAGGCGTACTCATAACTTCTCTTGCCATGGTAGGTTATCATGTCTGGGCTTCCAATAGAAAACAAGCAGGATATGATGTAGACCGGGATTATGTATCAAAGAATCAAAACAATGAAGGAAGTACCAATGCAGATGTGGGGACTGATGCAGGAAAAGATAACACAGAAACAAACGATGAATTAGACGAAGAAACAGTTGATAACGCAAGTGAAGCGTCAACAGATAATGAGCAGGAAACAACACAGGATGAAGAAGAGGGAACACAGGAACAAGCAGCAGAATCAGAGCCACACAAAGGGAAAGATCCAATAGATAAAGAGAATGAAGATAACAAGCCCAGTGGTGAAGACGTTGAAGGAGCACCGGATAGTGAGAGCACCGACCAATCCGAATCGGATAGTGAAGAACCCACCAAGCCTGACCAAAACACAGTTGAAAAAGACTATACAGGTCATGGATGGGTTGACGATACCATTAATGAAAACCGAGAAGATATAGCCGATGCTGATCTAGAAGATGGTTTATCCATTGGGGATAAAATAGATGACGATATCCTGTTGGGGTATCTGGATGGTGGATTAACAGATGAAGAGCGGGTTGACTTAAAGGAATATCTGGAAGTGGTCCTAACACCAGAAGAAATGAGTAAGCTAGATGCGCTCTTTAGTAAGTACAATTATATGTTTCAATAA